Proteins encoded by one window of Lasioglossum baleicum chromosome 4, iyLasBale1, whole genome shotgun sequence:
- the Glo gene encoding heterogeneous nuclear ribonucleoprotein glorund, producing MSNGSGDHDDEGYVVKLRGLPWSTTVDEIMKFFSDCSISNGKNGVHMTMSREGRPSGEAYVEMDTPEDIEKACKRDRDHMGHRYIEVFKAKRGEMEWVVKRSGLNLENAMDDGCVRLRGLPFGCSKEEIAQFFSGLEILPNGISLPTDYTGRSTGEAYVQFVNKDVAERALQKHKEKIGHRYIEIFRSSLSEVRASIGPKMRGGPMGGFNQRPAPYDRGARFGGMNRFSNNGRGSRNRDFDGGPWGSGNNFDSRGGSMGMRGGLDMKGGNFRGSGDTWGGNSGMHSIHMRGLPFKATEQDIADFFRPIEPVNVRIILENGGRPSGEADVEFATHEEAVKAMSKDKSHMSHRYIELFLNSTGGSSGMSLGGIGNFCGGLGNNFRPGYSPNRGFSSQLGGNNYNSF from the exons ATGTCAAATGGTAGTGGAGATCATGATGATGAAGGCTATGTTGTCAAATTACGTGGACTTCCATGGTCCACTACCGTTGATGAGATTATGAAATTCTTCAGTGATTGTTCCATTTCAAATGGCAAAAATGGAGTACATATGACTATGTCTAGAGAGGGACGCCCTAGCGGAGAGGCTTATGTTGAAATGGACACACCAGAGGATATTGAAAAAGCTTGTAAGAGAGATAGAGACCACATGGGCCATCGTTACATTGAAG TCTTCAAAGCAAAAAGAGGTGAAATGGAGTGGGTAGTCAAAAGGAGTGGTTTGAACCTGGAAAATGCAATGGATGATGGTTGTGTGAGACTTCGGGGCCTGCCATTTGGATGTTCTAAAGAAGAAATAGCACAGTTCTTCTCAG GGTTGGAGATATTGCCGAACGGGATTTCACTACCGACAGACTACACGGGCCGCAGTACTGGGGAGGCTTACGTTCAATTTGTTAACAAAGATGTTGCGGAGCGCGCTCTGCAGAAACACAAGGAAAAGATAGGACACAG ATACATCGAAATCTTCCGAAGCAGTTTGTCAGAAGTACGTGCTAGTATAGGACCAAAAATGAGAGGTGGGCCAATGGGAGGCTTTAATCAGAGACCTGCTCCCTATGATAGAGGTGCACGATTCGGTGGCATGAACCGATTTAGCAATAACGGCAGAGGTTCTAGAAACAGAG ACTTCGATGGCGGTCCCTGGGGAAGCGGAAACAATTTTGATTCTCGTGGAGGAAGCATGGGTATGCGTGGTGGACTAGACATGAAGGGTGGAAACTTCAGAGGTAGCGGAGATACATGGGGTGGCAATTCTGGTATGCATAGCATACACATGCGTGGGTTGCCGTTCAAAGCTACAGAACAAGATATAGCTGAT TTCTTCAGACCTATTGAGCCAGTGAACGTGCGGATTATTCTTGAAAATGGCGGTCGTCCGTCTGGAGAAGCTGATGTTGAATTTGCGACTCACGAGGAGGCTGTTAAAGCAATGTCTAAG GACAAAAGTCACATGTCTCACAGGTACATTGAATTATTCCTAAATTCCACTGGCGGTTCAAGCGGAATGTCACTGGGTGGTATTGGAAACTTCTGCGGAG GTTTGGGCAATAACTTCAGGCCAGGATACTCTCCAAACAGAGGTTTCAGCTCTCAGTTAGGAGGGAATAATTATAATAGTTTTTGA